One window of the Cataglyphis hispanica isolate Lineage 1 chromosome 13, ULB_Chis1_1.0, whole genome shotgun sequence genome contains the following:
- the LOC126853827 gene encoding bumetanide-sensitive sodium-(potassium)-chloride cotransporter translates to MAHENGINGGDTDSETMELNPMRRTRFHVNRVDSLEGRASLLGEQETKKSLRHMTREALPRLDNYRNIMSIQAAHRPSLDELHNPTLLNKGPGSHTLTVPQIKSATGVKFGWIQGVLMRCLLNIWGVMLFLRLSWVIAQTGIGQGILLILTTTVVTTITSLSMSAISTNGLIKGGGTYYMISRSLGPEFGGSIGLIFSLANAVACSMYVVGFCESLVDCLDSYGLCIVDCATTDIRIIGCITIVILLIIVIIGLEWEAKAQVFLLVILLLAIGDFMIGTFVGPKSEEERAKGFIGYNAELFKENLYPDYRDNEGVKHNFFSVLAIFFPAATGILAGANISGDLKDPQTAIPKGTLLAIILTSLSYLMMAIMVGSTVMRDASGNVTDLWSTYNSFSALSILGANNSTAIENTTIEYVNRTWSKYQTAFNCTGGCSYGTHNSFEVIQLVSVFGPIIYAGCFAATISSALASLVSAPKVFQALCLDKLYPGIAWFSGEKDKEPIRGYLLTFIIAVGFILIGELNMIAPLISNFFLAAYTLINFSTFHASLAKPIGWRPTFKYYNMWLSLAGAILCVSVMFLISWWTALITLCVVLALYLIVSYRKPDVNWGSTTQAQTYNNALTAVQQLDRVEEHVKNYRPQLLVLTGAPNMRASLVDFAHHITKHQSLFICGHIVETPISYKTRNSMVQNCSSWLRANKIKAFYSLVDGASFQDGATSLLQAAGLGKMRPNILLMGYKQDWATCSQDKLNMYFNIMHKALDMHIAVALLRLQEGLDCSVVGDIEEQKRLTLPTSIPGNQSFSQLSQASSVSDISIPGSPTPRRSKTINEYPNPSSEEQRENRSNIMPITNILNVVTKFQRKHKKGTIDVWWLYDDGGLTLLLPYIISTRRNWSNSKLRVFALANKNSELEYEQRNMASLLSKFRIDYSALKVIPDISKPAQTSTKTFFDSLIASFQESTDSKNSDDDVIKDSELMAMKEKTNRHLRLRELLFENSMEANLVVMTLPMPRKGAVSAPLYMAWLETLTRDMPPFLLVRGNHTSVLTFYS, encoded by the exons ATGGCACACGAAAACGGAATAAATGGTGGTGATACCGATTCGGAGACAATGGAGCTAAATCCTATGAGGAGAACCAGATTTCACGTGAATCGGGTCGATAGTCTCGAAGGTCGGGCCAGTCTCCTTGGCGAGCAAGAGACCAAGAAATCCCTCAGGCACATGACCAGGGAGGCCTTGCCCAGACTAGACAATTACAGGAACATCATGAGCATCCAGGCGGCTCACAGGCCTTCGTTGGACGAGTTGCACAATCCCACTCTTCTCAACAAG GGCCCAGGATCGCACACATTAACTGTTCCGCAAATAAAATCCGCGACCGGAGTGAAATTTGGATGGATTCAAGGAGTGCTTATGCGATGTCTTCTCAACATCTGGGGAGTAATGCTTTTCCTGCGACTCTCCTGGGTCATAGCGCAGACCGGAATAG GTCAAGGTATTTTATTGATTCTCACGACGACAGTAGTCACGACAATCACATCCTTGTCGATGTCAGCAATCAGCACGAACGGTCTCATCAAAGGAG gtggAACATACTACATGATTTCCAGATCATTAGGACCCGAATTTGGAGGCTCCATAGGTCTCATATTTTCTTTGGCGAATGCTGTCGCTTGTTCCATGTATGTGGTCGGATTTTGTGAGAGTTTAGTGGATTGTCTTGATTCCTACGGCCTCTGTATAGTTGACTGTGCAACCACAGATATTAGGATTATAG gcTGTATAACAATAGTTATACTTCTAATAATCGTGATAATCGGTTTGGAATGGGAAGCAAAGGCACAAGTATTCTTGCTAGTAATCCTCCTTTTGGCTATCGGTGATTTTATGATCGGCACGTTCGTCGGTCCCAAAAGCGAAGAAGAAAGAGCTAAAGGATTCATCGGATATAACG CCGAACTATTTAAGGAGAATTTATATCCGGATTATAGAGACAACGAAGGCgtgaaacataattttttttcagtcttAGCCATTTTCTTCCCAGCAGCAACAGGTATCCTGGCAGGTGCAAATATATCTGGTGACTTAAAG GATCCGCAAACGGCGATACCAAAAGGCACTCTACTAGCGATCATATTGACATCGCTATCATACTTAATGATGGCGATCATGGTTGGGAGTACCGTTATGCGAGATGCATCCGGCAATGTTACTGATTTATGGTCGacgtataattctttttcggCGCTGTCAATACTCGGCGCAAACAATAGCACTGCGATCGAAAATACTACAATTGAGTATGTTAATCGCACTTGGAGTAAATACCAAACGGCTTTTAACTGTACAGGAGGATGCAGTTACGGCACTCATAACAGTTTCGAG GTGATTCAACTAGTTTCCGTTTTCGGCCCTATCATCTATGCCGGTTGCTTCGCGGCTACAATTTCAAGTGCCTTAGCATCGCTAGTCTCAGCACCGAAAGTATTCCAAGCGCTTTGTCTGGATAAGCTGTATCCGGGAATTGCGTGGTTTAGTGgagaaaaagacaaagaaCCGATTCGCGGTTATTTACTCACTTTTATCATTGCTGTCGGTTTCATCTTGATCG GTGAATTGAACATGATTGCGCCGCTTATCTCAAACTTCTTTTTGGCTGCTTATACTCTCATTAATTTCAGTACTTTTCACGCTTCTCTTGCTAAGCCGATCGGATGGCGGCCAACTTTCAAg tatTACAACATGTGGCTTAGTCTTGCTGGCGCTATTCTTTGCGTTTCTGTGATGTTCCTGATCTCATGGTGGACGgctttaataacattatgtgTAGTTTTAGcactatatttaatagtttcaTATAGAAAGCCTG atgTAAATTGGGGCTCAACCACACAAGCCCAGACTTACAACAATGCGTTGACCGCTGTGCAACAATTGGATCGAGTGGAGGaacatgtgaaaaattatagacCACAACTCTTGGTTCTCACTGGCGCGCCAAACATGAGAGCTTCGCTCGTCGATTTCGCTCATCATATCACTAAACATCagagtttatttatttgtggcCATATTGTCGAG ACACCCATATCATACAAGACACGCAACAGTATGGTGCAGAATTGTTCTTCCTGGCTCAGAGCGAACAAAATCAAGGCGTTTTATTCTTTAGTGGATGGCGCGAGTTTCCAAGATGGTGCTACCTCGCTTCTGCAAGCTGCCGGACTCGGGAAAATGAGGCCTAATATTTTGCTAATGGGCTATAAGCAAGATTGGGCCACCTGTTCTCAAGATAAATTGAATATGTATTTCAACATTATGCA TAAAGCTCTGGATATGCACATAGCAGTAGCGCTTCTTCGGCTTCAGGAAGGTTTAGATTGTAGCGTGGTCGGAGATATCGAGGAGCAAAAGAGACTCACATTGCCTACATCGATACCAGGCAATCAAAGTTTCTCACAGCTTAGCCAag CTAGTAGTGTATCTGATATATCAATTCCTGGTAGTCCTACGCCAAGACGTTCAAAAACGATTAACGAATATCCCAATCCGTCCTCCGAGGAGCAGCGCGAAAATCGATCAAATATAATGCCAATCACGAATATACTTAATGTAGTAACGAAGTTCCAACGGAAGCATAAGAAGGGTACTATCGACGTGTGGTGGCTATACGATGACGGTGGCTTGACGCTTCTCTTGCCCTACATTATTAGCACGAGGCGTAATTGGTCTAATAGTAAATTAAGGGTATTTGCGCTTGCcaataaaaattctgaattGGAATATGAGCAAAGAAa CATGGCGAGTCTCCTATCAAAATTTCGGATAGACTATTCCGCATTGAAGGTCATACCAGATATTTCAAAACCTGCACAAACCAGTACAAAAACATTCTTCGATTCATTAATAGCTAGCTTTCAAGAATCAACTGATTCGAAAAATTCGGATGACG ATGTTATTAAAGATTCGGAACTTATggcaatgaaagaaaaaactaaTAGACATCTACGTTTGcgtgaattattatttgaaaattccaTGGAAGCAAACTTAGTCGTTAT GACACTTCCAATGCCTAGGAAAGGTGCTGTATCAGCGCCTCTTTACATGGCATGGCTAGAGACACTGACGCGTGATATGCCACCATTCTTATTAGTACGGGGTAACCACACATCAGTTTTAACATTTTACTCATAA
- the LOC126853842 gene encoding N(G),N(G)-dimethylarginine dimethylaminohydrolase 1 isoform X2 — translation MPLHRYTHAILCRIPLSLRTRGEVTLDEARTQHMALAQLLRELDVDVVEMPPDENSPLCVFVEDIAVVCNGIALIARPSEPSRLKELDIIRAVLKKELEIPLIEISDKNARLDGGDVLFTGREFFVGLSHFTNEAGARAVAAAFPEYPCVPIKVAESKRLKSLVTMAGPDVICVGAGKESQEVLKRIEREATYSYQTLTVPEDAAANVLYVNGTLIHRSEDEIPQSSKVFAEKVEFPTRSLRLSELAKVSSGLSSCCLLVRRPRHIRSI, via the exons ATGCCACTTCACCGGTACACGCACGCAATCCTGTGTAGGATCCCGTTGTCGCTGCGCACGCGAGGCGAGGTGACATTAGACGAAGCTAGGACGCAACACATGGCCCTGGCGCAACTCCTGCGTGAGCTCGATGTTGACGTCGTCGAGATGCCGCCTGATGAAAACTCGCCGCTCTGCGTTTTCGTCGAGGATATCGCTGTCGTCTGTAACGGCATCGCCTTGATCGCTCGGCCGAGCGAACCATCGCGTCTGaaagaa ctTGATATCATCAGAGCTGTTTTGAAGAAAGAATTAGAAATACCACTTATAGAAATAAGTGATAAGAATGCTCGCTTAGATGGAGGAGATGTTCTTTTCACTG GTAGAGAATTTTTTGTTGGGCTTTCTCATTTTACAAATGAAGCGGGAGCACGAGCAGTTGCTGCAGCATTTCCAGAATATCCATGTGTACCCATTAAG GTGGCTGAATCCAAACGATTGAAATCGCTGGTTACAATGGCTGGTCCAGATGTTATATGTGTAGGAGCTGGAAAGGAATCTCAAGAAGTTCTCaag AGAATCGAACGGGAGGCAACATACAGTTACCAAACGTTGACTGTGCCCGAGGACGCAGCCGCTAATGTGCTTTACGTGAACGGCACGCTCATTCATCGATCGGAAGACGAGATCCCGCAATCGAGTAAGGTCTTCGCTGAGAAAGTAGAGTTCCCGACTAGATCGCTGCGTTTGTCTGAATTGGCAAAGGTTAGTTCCGGATTGTCCTCCTGTTGTTTATTAGTGCGCAGACCGCGACATATTCGTAGCATTTaa
- the LOC126853831 gene encoding dynein intermediate chain 2, ciliary — protein MAPTIPKKISPKLMEISKEPVTLGKNMHISRQDLGAGDMDWMRGKVLLKPDDQLQLTEAELQEEIAKVLTIHNTRVPDSLVEWSWKLGEFVRLPPPPHLLTLLNITGTILHKDSEEAKVQLAGGIIADHQEEAADEKLKPDEAEEEAEYKEEEEAEEVDKPVEAVVETEREIEAEPEPEEDEIEKAKPKKIPNQFNFCERAALTYDNPMRDTSTQTIPPPTATFNISVFQWTIFDEYQEDYAQQQREKEKEKKAPITQLKKEDIKKKAQMESLAMTNRMLQAAKTLERMVNQNIFDDVSQDYRYWDDPSDEFKEGEGSLLPLWKFSYEKTKKHDVTDICFNSRYYDLFAVAFGTLSFNSSITNGTVCLFSLKNPSYPEWICPTETPVMCLDFNAQHPYLLVIGTMDGAVAVYNIMLPPSMPQYKSNDVVQKHGGLVWEIRWAPDTEEGNLAFFSVSIDGKINHWVLNQNNLGLNTVITLFLDRPPIPGPDGTLITLKGCGTCIAFHPADQNVFLVGTEEGTMYKCNTAYSSIYMRTYHEAHTMPVYRIVFNKFNSSIFASCSGDWRIKIWEDERPEPLFMFDLGVPIGDVQWAPYSSTVLACVSNDGKVTVFDLNVNKYRPICSQQIVSKRRNKLTRLAFNNALPFIIVGDDKGTVNTLKLSPNLRIKVKPTKKQLHLSQTELESMKLEKLLSFVREPPVLIPPKDVRIVS, from the exons ATGGCACCAACAATACCAAAAAAGATATCCCCCAAACTGATGGAGATAAGTAAAGAA CCTGTAACTTTaggaaaaaatatgcatatatcacGACAAGACTTGGGTGCTGGTGATATGGACTGGATGCGAGGAAAGGTTTTGCTAAAACCAGATGATCAATTGCAATTAACAGAAGCA gaATTACAAGAGGAAATTGCCAAAGTATTAACTATACACAATACAAGAGTACCAGACTCCTTAGTCGAATGGTCATGGAAATTGGGTGAATTTGTAAGATTACCTCCTCCACCGCATTTATTAACTCTACTAAATATAACTGGCACTATACTACACAAAGACTCTGAAGAGGCCAAAGTGCAATTGGCAGGAGGAATTATTG CTGATCATCAAGAGGAGGCAGCAGACGAGAAATTGAAACCTGATGAAGCTGAAGAAGAAGCAGAATataaagaagaggaagaag CAGAGGAAGTGGATAAACCCGTAGAAGCGGTAGTCGAAACTGAACGCGAAATAGAAGCTGAGCCAGAACCTGAGGAagatgaaatagaaaaagcaAAACCTAAGAAAATACCTAATCAATTCAATTTCTGTGAGAGGGCAGCATTGACATATGATAATCCTATGAGG gaTACAAGCACACAAACGATACCTCCACCTACTGCAACCTTCAATATTAGTGTCTTTCAGTGGACTATTTTTGACGAGTATCAG GAAGACTATGCTCAACAACAAcgtgagaaagaaaaggagaaaaaagcgCCAATAACTCAATTAAAAAAGGAGGATATAAAGAAGAAAGCACAAATGGAATCTTTAGCAATGACAAACAGAATGCTACAAGCAGCAAAAACATTGGAACGAATGGTGAATCAAAACATTTTCGACGATGTATCTCAAG attacaGATATTGGGACGATCCAAGCGATGAATTCAAAGAGGGCGAAGGCTCTTTATTACCTTTGTGGAaattttcttatgaaaaaacTAAGAAACACGATGTCACGGACATATGCTTCAACAGCAGATATTACGATCTCTTTGCAGTCGCTTTTGGAACAC tgTCATTTAATAGTTCGATAACAAATGGCACAGTATGCTTATTCAGCTTGAAGAATCCATCATATCCAGAATGGATCTGTCCAACAGAAACTCCTGTGATGTGCCTAGATTTCAATGCCCAACATCCATATCTTTTAGTTATCg gTACTATGGACGGAGCGGTAGCGGTTTATAACATAATGTTACCACCGTCTATGCCACAGTATAAAAGCAACGACGTTGTGCAAAAACATGGAGGGTTAGTATGGGAG ATTCGTTGGGCGCCCGATACAGAAGAGGGAAATCTAGCGTTCTTCAGCGTCAGTATCGACGGCAAAATAAATCACTGGGTGTTAAATCAGAACAATCTCGGTCTCAATACCGTTATAACGTTGTTTCTGGACCGACCGCCTATTCCGGGACCGGATGGCACATTGATTACACTCAAAG GATGCGGAACGTGCATTGCATTTCATCCTGCCGATCAGAATGTTTTTCTGGTAGGCACAGAAGAGGGTACCATGTACAAGTGCAATACGGCGTACAGCAGTATTTACATGAGGACGTATCACGAGGCGCACACTATGCCGGTATATCGAATAGTCTTCAACAAGTTCAATTCCAGTATCTTTGCCAGTTGTTCGGGCGATTGGCGAATCAAAATCTGGGAAGATGAAAGACC ggAACCTTTATTCATGTTTGATCTGGGTGTTCCAATTGGTGACGTTCAATGGGCTCCGTACAGCTCAACAGTGCTCGCTTGTGTATCAAACGATGGCAAAGTTACAGTGTTCGATTTAAATGTTAACAAGTACAGACCAATCTGCAGTCAGCAGATTGTCAGTAAACGAAGAAACAAATTAACCCGATTAGCTTTTAATAACGCGTTGCCGTTTATAATAGTCGGCGATGATAA AGGTACTGTGAATACACTAAAACTATCCCCAAATTTACGGATAAAAGTAAAACCAACAAAGAAGCAATTACATTTGTCACAAACAGAGTTAGAATCGATGAAATTGGAAAAGTTGCTCAGTTTTGTACGAGAGCCTCCAGTTTTGATTCCACCTAAAGATGTAAGAATAGTCAGCTAA
- the LOC126853848 gene encoding uncharacterized protein LOC126853848, whose product MEDSGIDSDPKAVNHVEDERLFLGSDSSCSSNHTQASQRNTTKQLQKKLETRIEQAKRIQRNSDYIKLPKYDNENTSSTSSAGLISIQRLPIPHKNKEHLPLVEYWHSESESEDELTLFPAKSKDPSKHKQDLTDTFSIGELSDESEDSLNLDPAQPPHPFMKTYVPTGCFACHCHIL is encoded by the exons ATGGAAGATAGCGGTATTGATAGTGATCCTAAAGCTGTTAATCATGTGGAAGATGAAAGACTCTTTTTG ggCAGTGATAGCAGTTGCAGCAGCAATCACACACAAGCTTCTCAGCGGAATACAACCAAACAGTTGCAAAAAAAACTTG AGACACGCATTGAACAGGCAAAACGAATTCAACGCAACTCAGATTACATAAAGCTTCCAAAATATGACAATGAAAATACAAGTAGTACCAGTTCTGCTGGATTGATATCAATCCAAAGATTGCCTATACCACATAAGAATAAAGAGCATCTTCCTCTAGTTGAATACTGGCATAGTGAAAGTGAAag TGAGGATGAACTGACTCTCTTTCCTGCGAAATCGAAGGATCCCTCAAAGCACAAACAAGATCTTACAGATACGTTCAGTATTGGAGAGTTAAGTGATGAAAGCGAAGACTCTTTGAACTTGGACCCAGCGCAGCCACCACATCCATTTATGAAAACTTACGTACCTACTGGGTGTTTCGCTTGCCATTGCCATATACTGTAA
- the LOC126853837 gene encoding ribitol 5-phosphate transferase FKRP, translating into MRLRFVRAVLVLALLGNIIVWHRIWRLFAAQNTLGLLTPNVGTNETPQKLHRRLARLVTIVIRQFESFENDVASMVESVLNSFPEIPVLIVCDEVPYPPLELDFANESMKNVKLISLRPEFNKSFDERNPLFYIRTKFVLFMPDATRLSTKQIMQETVSQVSNLGVVTVPVGKIALHCLELDLRVKEWSLRITRITGTECDSVTGKHVTVLETKILRRLSDPFLLPFTDALYIQMAAIGVKIHILKSYQFNEGKPLYRNQQAQSKMQQLHRTRERLMFEKLGIKKITRASGSVEWYGCSRETARCFGSVINGIPSYLYLHRYTPPCCLAGLRKVAHHVIDKLEEVGIRFWLEGQSLLGGMRHGDILPWDHEVQIGLNRDDLARSPWLVRAKNKPVVDDDGFIWEKATEGEFFKVQYSRVNRLHVNLLPFYARNGSMTKDAWFLKNRDFPEHFLHPMSSIEFVGRQVPCPNNIRDFLELKYYKGVIENPELPGKFVFN; encoded by the exons ATGCGGCTCAGATTCGTCAGGGCGGTCCTGGTGCTTGCGTTGTTGGGTAACATCATCGTCTGGCATAGGATATGGCGCTTGTTCGCGGCACAAAACACTCTGGGCCTATTAACACCGAATGTCGGGACCAACGAAACCCCGCAGAAACTTCATCGACGCTTGGCCCGTCTAGTCACTATTGTCATCAGACAATTTGAGAGTTTCGAAAACGATGTAGCATCCATGGTGGAGTCAGTTTTGAATTCCTTCCCGGAGATACCCGTCCTGATAGTATGCGATGAAGTGCCGTATCCGCCGTTGGAGCTAGACTTCGCTAACGAGAGTATGAAGAATGTCAAGTTGATTAGTTTACGGCCCGAGTTCAATAAGTCTTTTGACGAGAGAAATCCACTCTTTTACATACGCACCAAGTTTGTCCTATTTATGCCTGATGCAACAAGATTGTCGACCAAGCAAATCATGCAG GAGACTGTCTCGCAAGTGTCAAATTTAGGAGTAGTTACTGTACCAGTAGGAAAGATTGCCTTGCATTGTCTTGAATTAGATTTAAGAGTGAAAGAATGGAGCTTGAGGATAACGCGGATTACAGGGACAGAATGTGATAGTGTAACGGGCAAGCATGTAACTGTGctggaaacaaaaattttaaggaGATTATCGGATCCATTTCTGCTACCCTTCACCGATGCCTTGTACATCCAGATGGCAGCTATTGGTGTAAAG atacatatattgaaaagCTATCAATTCAACGAGGGAAAACCATTATATAGAAATCAACAAGCACAATCTAAGATGCAGCAATTGCATCGTACGCGGGAGCGATTGATGTTTGAGAAATTGGGAATAAAGAAAATCACAAGAGCTTCCGGTTCTGTGGAATGGTATGGTTGTTCACGGGAAACTGCGAGGTGCTTTGGTTCGGTGATAAATGGCATACCATCGTATCTCTATCTGCATCGATATACGCCACCTTGTTGTTTGGCTGGACTGAGAAAAGTTGCCCATCACGTTATTGATAAATTGGAGGAAGTTGGCATACGATTCTGGTTGGAGGGTCAATCGTTATTGGGAGGAATGAGACACGGCGATATTTTGCCATGGGATCACGAAGTACAAATTGGACTGAACCGCGACGATTTGGCGAGATCGCCGTGGCTGGTCAGAGCTAAGAATAAACCGGTTGTTGATGATGACGGTTTTATCTGGGAGAAGGCGACGGAGGGCGAGTTCTTCAAGGTACAATACTCCAGAGTTAATCGTTTGCACGTGAACCTGCTGCCATTCTACGCGCGCAACGGATCCATGACGAAGGATGCATGGTTCCTGAAGAATCGGGACTTTCCGGAACACTTTCTCCATCCGATGTCGAGTATCGAGTTCGTCGGTAGACAAGTGCCATGCCCAAATAACATTAGGGACTTTTTAGAgcttaaatattacaaaggtGTGATAGAGAATCCAGAATTACCaggtaaatttgtttttaattaa
- the LOC126853842 gene encoding N(G),N(G)-dimethylarginine dimethylaminohydrolase 1 isoform X1 has product MPLHRYTHAILCRIPLSLRTRGEVTLDEARTQHMALAQLLRELDVDVVEMPPDENSPLCVFVEDIAVVCNGIALIARPSEPSRLKELDIIRAVLKKELEIPLIEISDKNARLDGGDVLFTGREFFVGLSHFTNEAGARAVAAAFPEYPCVPIKVGDGGEEVIVESLTSAPLQVAESKRLKSLVTMAGPDVICVGAGKESQEVLKRIEREATYSYQTLTVPEDAAANVLYVNGTLIHRSEDEIPQSSKVFAEKVEFPTRSLRLSELAKVSSGLSSCCLLVRRPRHIRSI; this is encoded by the exons ATGCCACTTCACCGGTACACGCACGCAATCCTGTGTAGGATCCCGTTGTCGCTGCGCACGCGAGGCGAGGTGACATTAGACGAAGCTAGGACGCAACACATGGCCCTGGCGCAACTCCTGCGTGAGCTCGATGTTGACGTCGTCGAGATGCCGCCTGATGAAAACTCGCCGCTCTGCGTTTTCGTCGAGGATATCGCTGTCGTCTGTAACGGCATCGCCTTGATCGCTCGGCCGAGCGAACCATCGCGTCTGaaagaa ctTGATATCATCAGAGCTGTTTTGAAGAAAGAATTAGAAATACCACTTATAGAAATAAGTGATAAGAATGCTCGCTTAGATGGAGGAGATGTTCTTTTCACTG GTAGAGAATTTTTTGTTGGGCTTTCTCATTTTACAAATGAAGCGGGAGCACGAGCAGTTGCTGCAGCATTTCCAGAATATCCATGTGTACCCATTAAG GTGGGTGATGGTGGTGAAGAGGTGATAGTGGAGAGTCTTACTTCAGCTCCTCTTCAG GTGGCTGAATCCAAACGATTGAAATCGCTGGTTACAATGGCTGGTCCAGATGTTATATGTGTAGGAGCTGGAAAGGAATCTCAAGAAGTTCTCaag AGAATCGAACGGGAGGCAACATACAGTTACCAAACGTTGACTGTGCCCGAGGACGCAGCCGCTAATGTGCTTTACGTGAACGGCACGCTCATTCATCGATCGGAAGACGAGATCCCGCAATCGAGTAAGGTCTTCGCTGAGAAAGTAGAGTTCCCGACTAGATCGCTGCGTTTGTCTGAATTGGCAAAGGTTAGTTCCGGATTGTCCTCCTGTTGTTTATTAGTGCGCAGACCGCGACATATTCGTAGCATTTaa